Part of the Gemmatimonadota bacterium genome, AGCAAAAGCAGGCAACCACGACGCACACCGGGAGAGGACGCTCCAACTGTGGTCGATCTCGGATTCTTCAAACAAAACGGCTACGTAAATCTCGGACAGCCTTTTTCCGCGGAAGAGCTTAGCCGCTTCATCGAACTGTACGACCGCGACCGATCGGAAACGAATTACTTCTGGCGGCCCATCGCCTTCGACGGGCATCAGAGCGTAAACTGCGAGCCGCTGATTTCCACGCCGGAATTCGACGGGCTGATCCGCCACCCGTCGCTTATCGCCGCCATCGAGACCATCCTCGAAGGACCCAGTTGCCTCGCGGAGGCCTGTCTGCGCCACATGGCGCCGCACGAGGGCGGCCCGGTGGAGGTCTGGCACCGGGACAGCAGGCATATGTCCGACCGGCCTTATCGGTGCGGCTACCTCCACATGATGCTATACCTGTCCGACGTAAGCGAAGACACCCACTGCTTTTCCATATCACCGGAACCCTGCGACGGGCTCATCCTTGAAATCGAGGAACAGGTCCAAGAGCGGGGCAAGGTTCACCTACACGGTCCGGCCGGCACGGTCATACTCTTCAACCTGTCCGTGGTCCACGCCGCCACCGTGCGAAAAACCCCGCACGAACGCAAGTCCGTTCAGGTCTATTACGGCCATCGGGACGGCCCCGTCCTTAGCCAGCACACTACCATCCCCACAGCTCTCTGGCGCGATCACCTCGATCCGGAAGTACGCGGTTTCTACAGCCTGCTGAACAATCGCTCGCGGTTGTTCGCCGAGGCGTTCGGCTAACGGTCCGGATCCGCCCTATTCCAGGGCACTACCGACAGCCATGGACCGAGCTCGTCCCCATAAGCGAAGATGGCCGGCAGACCACCGGTATGGATGAAAAGTACGCGGCCGCCCGCTGCGATCACCCCTGAACGCACATGGTCGATCAGGCCCGCCATCGTCTTGCCCGTGTACACCGGGTCGAGGAGCAATCCCTCCTGCCGGGCCGCCATGGCGATCGCCTCGCGCACCGCGTCGTTGAGCCGGCCATAGCCCGGCGCGAGCACCCCGTCGAATGCCTGGACGTCGTCCCCATCGAACACTTCCGGCCGCTCGATCATCGCCGCCAGTTCCGACGCGACCTGCCTCACCCGCGCCATCTGACTGCCGCCATCGCGCCGCACGCAGATGCCATACACCGGTACCTCCTTGCCCAAGGACCGGAGGCCCACCAGCAGCCCCGCGTGGGTCATCGCGCTGCCCGTGGGACTGACCACGGCGTCGAATTCCAGGTCGAGGTCTCGGGCCTGCGCCAGGATCTCTTCGGCGGCGAGCACGTAGCCGAGCGCGCCGAGCGGCGGATGGAAGGGAGCGAGATGGATCACGTAGGGCCGCCGGCCTTCGTCCGCGAGCGATTGGGCGAGAAGGTCCAGCGACGCGTCCGCCGCGGCCTCGTCCTCACCGACCGGGAAGGTATGCAGCTTCGCGCCGAAGAGCCGGTCGAGCAGCACGTTTCCGGATGCCCGGTAAAGCGCGTCCACGTCGGGCACCCGTTCTTCCAGCTGTACGTGGACTTCCATGCCAAGCTTGCGTCCGGCAGCGGCGGCCACGCGGACGTAGTTCGACTGCACCGCGCTGGTGATCAGCAGGGTGTCGGCGCCCTGGGATCGTGCTTCGCCGAGGGGAAACTCGATCTGGCGGACCTTGTTGCCGCCCATGGCCAAACCCGTGCAGTCGTCGCGCTTGATCCACAGCTCGATGCCTAGGGACGTACCCAGGCGCGGCGCGGACTCCAGCGGCGTAGGCGCGTGGCCGAGCCGGACTCGCGGGAACTTTTCGATGGCTTTGGATAGTGGAGTGGGCATGTTCGCGACTGCTCGATTCCCTTCGGTGGAAGCTCGACATTCGCGCGCCGATCGTTTGACTTCTATACGACAATCGGCTTTCTCGCGAAAAACACAGGAATTGCTTAGGATTTACCCGACATCCCAGGCAGACCGGAGTTCGTGTACGGTCAGCGAGACGATGCGCACGCCGCCGTTATCCGCTCGAAGCGCCAGGCTGTGGTTGGCCGCGGCCGGCAGGAAGCAGAAGGACATGGACAGCTCGCCGTGGTTGCCGAAGATCTCCAGGGAGGTGCGGTCGACCAGGAACTGGAGTTTCACCCGCCCGCTCATGGAACGCAGGTCCGCGCTTCTTCCGAAACAGGACAAACTCTGTGCGGCTGCGTCGTATGCGATGCCGTGGCCTCGCACTTCGACGGCGAACCCCTTCCCCTCGTCAACATCGATCTCCATTCGGACGTCGAAGAGGTCGCCCGTTTCCGCCAGGACGAGCCGGCTTTCCGCCTCGCGCTGGTTCGTCACCGCATAGCTGCTGATCTCCCCGGACTGGTACCGCCTGCGGAACTGTTCGGCCGCCATGCTTGCCAGGTCCCCGGCAGCCCAGTTGCGCGTCCCCGCGTGAAGCAGTTCGACTTCCCTGACGGGTTCCCTGCAGAGCCGGACGCCGTCCGGGAGCGTCCTCAGCGACAGTTCCACCGGGAAGGACATCTGCTGGTTGAAGGGCATGGCTGGGTACCTGCCATCCCGCATCCAGGAGATCTGGATCCGTCTGCCGTCCACCGCCGGGACGTCGCTCCACGTCTGCGCGGCGTAACCGTTGCCGCCCTGCTCCGCCTGGAGAACGTCCGGTTCCGGTGAGAAGGTCCGGCCATCGAAACTACCCAGCAGATAGCCGCCGCTCGCGCCCCAGAATACCCACCGCGTGTTTGAAGGATCGCCGTCCACCGGCAGTTCGAAGAAATCGGGGCACTCGGACACGCCGGGCAGGGTCAGGTCCTGCAGGTGCTTCCACGACTTCAGGTCCGGGGACGAGAACAGGGCATAGTCGTTTTCGTCCATGAACAGGGTCATGATCCACTGCCTGGTCGGGACGTGCCAGACCACCTTAGGATCCCGGTTTTCCGCCCTGATATGCCCGATGACCGGATTGCCCGCGTATTTCGTCCAGGAACGGCCCCGGTCATTGCTGAAAGCGATGCACTGGATACACCGTTTGCCGGGGAACATCCTTTCTCCGCCCGCCGTGTAAAACGCGATCAGCGGCGGCGTGTCTCCTTCCCGGAATCCTCCGGTATTCTCGTGATCCACCGCCGCGGACCCCGACCACATCCATCCCGTTTCGTCCACGTCCAGCGCGGCGGTATGGAGCTGCTTCCAGTGCACCAGGTCCGTGCTGACCGCGTGTCCCCAGGTCGTGCGGCCATGCACCATGCTTTCCGGGGTATGCTGGAAGTAGAGGTGGTACTCCCCGTCGTGATACACCAGTCCGTTGGGATCGTTGATCCAGTGCTTCTTCGCCGTGAAATGAAACTGGGGACGGAGGGTTTCGCGATAGAGGGTGTCGTTGGTCATCGCGGTGTTTCCAGGGTTTCGATGATCGAGCGGGCTGTGATCGACAAGGCTAATGCTGACCGGGTACGGTGCACGGTGGTCTGCCGCTACTTCAGCGCGACCCCGGGCGTACGGTTCCAGCCGATGGGTTCCTCCTCGCCATCGTAGACCGCGGTCAACGGTTTCAGCTCGCCCCGGGTCGCCTCCACCCAGGTGTCCGGACGGGGATGCCGCGCCAGGTAGGCCTTTATCCGGCCGGGCAACCCGTGATACAGAGGTATGTACCACAGGGTGATCACCGTGCGTCGCTGGTCGCTCTTG contains:
- a CDS encoding phytanoyl-CoA dioxygenase family protein, producing MVDLGFFKQNGYVNLGQPFSAEELSRFIELYDRDRSETNYFWRPIAFDGHQSVNCEPLISTPEFDGLIRHPSLIAAIETILEGPSCLAEACLRHMAPHEGGPVEVWHRDSRHMSDRPYRCGYLHMMLYLSDVSEDTHCFSISPEPCDGLILEIEEQVQERGKVHLHGPAGTVILFNLSVVHAATVRKTPHERKSVQVYYGHRDGPVLSQHTTIPTALWRDHLDPEVRGFYSLLNNRSRLFAEAFG
- a CDS encoding D-cysteine desulfhydrase family protein, with translation MPTPLSKAIEKFPRVRLGHAPTPLESAPRLGTSLGIELWIKRDDCTGLAMGGNKVRQIEFPLGEARSQGADTLLITSAVQSNYVRVAAAAGRKLGMEVHVQLEERVPDVDALYRASGNVLLDRLFGAKLHTFPVGEDEAAADASLDLLAQSLADEGRRPYVIHLAPFHPPLGALGYVLAAEEILAQARDLDLEFDAVVSPTGSAMTHAGLLVGLRSLGKEVPVYGICVRRDGGSQMARVRQVASELAAMIERPEVFDGDDVQAFDGVLAPGYGRLNDAVREAIAMAARQEGLLLDPVYTGKTMAGLIDHVRSGVIAAGGRVLFIHTGGLPAIFAYGDELGPWLSVVPWNRADPDR
- a CDS encoding glycoside hydrolase family 32 protein is translated as MTNDTLYRETLRPQFHFTAKKHWINDPNGLVYHDGEYHLYFQHTPESMVHGRTTWGHAVSTDLVHWKQLHTAALDVDETGWMWSGSAAVDHENTGGFREGDTPPLIAFYTAGGERMFPGKRCIQCIAFSNDRGRSWTKYAGNPVIGHIRAENRDPKVVWHVPTRQWIMTLFMDENDYALFSSPDLKSWKHLQDLTLPGVSECPDFFELPVDGDPSNTRWVFWGASGGYLLGSFDGRTFSPEPDVLQAEQGGNGYAAQTWSDVPAVDGRRIQISWMRDGRYPAMPFNQQMSFPVELSLRTLPDGVRLCREPVREVELLHAGTRNWAAGDLASMAAEQFRRRYQSGEISSYAVTNQREAESRLVLAETGDLFDVRMEIDVDEGKGFAVEVRGHGIAYDAAAQSLSCFGRSADLRSMSGRVKLQFLVDRTSLEIFGNHGELSMSFCFLPAAANHSLALRADNGGVRIVSLTVHELRSAWDVG